From one Bacillota bacterium genomic stretch:
- a CDS encoding Ni/Fe hydrogenase subunit alpha has translation MSKTLKVDYLARVEGEGGLLVRVKDDKIAEVKLKIFEPPRFFEALLRGRKYSEAPDITARICGICPVAYQITAVRALEGAFGIAVGEQIRALRRLIHLGEWIESHALHVYMLHAPDFLGYEDSIQMAKDYPDVVQRGLQLKKVGNEVVAAVGGREIHPINVRVGGFYRLPEGRELFPLVKRLEWAREAALETVRWVAAFPFPQFERDYTFVALRHPQEYPVNEGRIVSNKGLDISADRYDDHFVEEHVPYSNALQSALKEGGEYLVGPLARYNLNYNRLSGAAREAAQSAGLAGICRNPFKGIIVRAVETLYACDESLRIISNYKVPRMLHAAEVRPRANTGYACTEAPRGVLYHRYRIDDDGDIVDAKIVPPTAQNQKSIESDLREFVSRNLNQPEEKLVWQCEQTVRNYDPCISCATHLLKPSVVRE, from the coding sequence GTGAGTAAGACGCTGAAAGTAGATTACCTTGCCCGCGTCGAAGGGGAAGGCGGGCTTCTTGTAAGGGTCAAAGACGATAAGATTGCCGAGGTGAAACTCAAGATTTTTGAGCCGCCGCGTTTCTTTGAAGCGCTGCTCCGCGGGCGCAAGTATTCCGAAGCTCCGGACATAACGGCCCGCATCTGCGGGATCTGTCCGGTGGCCTACCAGATAACTGCGGTGCGGGCGCTGGAAGGAGCATTCGGGATTGCCGTTGGGGAGCAAATACGGGCGCTGCGCCGTCTCATTCACCTCGGCGAGTGGATTGAGAGCCACGCCCTGCACGTCTATATGCTGCATGCTCCGGATTTTCTCGGGTATGAGGATTCGATTCAAATGGCGAAGGATTATCCGGACGTCGTGCAAAGGGGCCTGCAATTAAAAAAGGTTGGGAATGAGGTCGTCGCCGCCGTAGGCGGCAGAGAAATACACCCCATTAACGTGCGCGTGGGGGGGTTTTACAGATTGCCCGAAGGGCGGGAACTCTTCCCGCTGGTCAAACGTCTGGAGTGGGCGAGGGAAGCGGCTCTGGAAACCGTCCGGTGGGTGGCTGCTTTCCCTTTTCCGCAGTTCGAAAGGGATTACACGTTCGTGGCCCTGAGACATCCGCAAGAGTATCCGGTAAACGAGGGGCGGATTGTCTCCAACAAAGGGCTCGATATTTCCGCGGACCGCTACGACGATCATTTTGTAGAGGAGCATGTGCCGTACTCGAACGCACTCCAGTCGGCGTTAAAGGAAGGCGGGGAGTACCTGGTCGGCCCGCTGGCCCGGTATAATCTGAATTATAACCGCCTGTCCGGTGCGGCACGCGAAGCGGCTCAATCAGCCGGACTCGCCGGCATCTGCCGCAACCCGTTCAAGGGCATCATCGTGCGCGCTGTTGAAACCCTTTACGCCTGCGACGAGTCGCTGCGAATCATATCGAATTATAAGGTGCCTCGGATGTTGCATGCGGCGGAAGTAAGACCGCGGGCGAATACGGGATACGCGTGTACCGAGGCGCCGCGCGGTGTTTTGTACCACCGCTACCGTATTGATGACGACGGCGACATAGTCGACGCAAAAATTGTCCCGCCGACCGCGCAAAACCAGAAGAGCATTGAAAGCGACCTCCGGGAGTTTGTAAGTCGGAATCTGAATCAGCCTGAGGAAAAGCTGGTATGGCAGTGCGAACAGACCGTAAGGAATTACGATCCGTGTATATCCTGCGCAACCCATCTGTTGAAACCGAGTGTGGTGAGGGAATGA
- a CDS encoding hydrogenase maturation protease, whose translation MMADGNENNLMDGSPVLVIGVGNAYRGDDAAGLIAASNIREKNLPGVKVVEESGEGAALMELWKEQDAVILFDSLRSGSEPGTIQRFRAGAQPVPKDIFHYSTHLFGVAEAVELARALDRLPPHLIIYGIKGRNFSMGPELSPEVEEAVPEAVRLAMEDIRILQSPERPGPN comes from the coding sequence ATGATGGCTGACGGGAACGAGAACAACCTTATGGACGGAAGTCCGGTATTGGTGATCGGCGTCGGTAATGCGTACCGCGGTGACGACGCGGCAGGTCTCATAGCCGCGTCCAACATAAGAGAGAAAAACCTTCCCGGCGTTAAAGTAGTGGAGGAGAGCGGGGAGGGGGCGGCTCTAATGGAACTCTGGAAGGAACAGGATGCGGTCATCCTGTTCGACAGCCTGCGTTCGGGCTCGGAACCGGGGACGATCCAACGTTTTAGAGCTGGCGCGCAGCCCGTTCCGAAGGATATTTTCCATTATTCGACCCATCTTTTCGGCGTTGCTGAGGCGGTAGAGCTGGCACGCGCTTTAGACCGGCTTCCACCCCACCTTATCATCTACGGCATTAAAGGCAGAAATTTTTCCATGGGGCCCGAACTCTCTCCTGAAGTGGAGGAAGCGGTTCCGGAAGCGGTAAGGCTTGCGATGGAAGATATCCGGATACTACAATCGCCTGAGCGGCCAGGGCCGAATTAA
- a CDS encoding nitronate monooxygenase family protein, with translation MNPKIKELKIGDLTAEIPIIQGGMGVGISMSRLASAVANEGGIGVIATACIGMLEPDFRKNFLEANIRALRREIRKARELTRGILGVNIMVALTNFADMVKTAVEEEVDIIFSGAGLPLNLPQFLGGSKKTKLVPIVSSARAAGAIIKRWLGKYNYLPDAIVVEGPMAGGHLGFKKEQIGDPNYLLEKLVPEVIEETKQVGETNGKTIPVIAAGGIYTGEDIFKFLQLGASGVQMGTRFVTTHECDASLNFKQAYLDSSKDDLVIIESPVGMPGRAIRNQFIEDIKTGKKKPFQCAYHCIKTCDCKNSPYCIALVLINAQKGNLKHGFAFAGQNAYRAEKIISVRELFGSLLDEYRNALKRAWNAVEICQ, from the coding sequence ATGAATCCAAAGATTAAGGAACTGAAGATCGGAGACTTGACCGCCGAGATCCCAATAATTCAGGGAGGTATGGGCGTAGGAATCTCTATGTCACGGCTCGCATCGGCGGTGGCGAACGAAGGCGGGATAGGCGTTATAGCCACCGCGTGCATCGGAATGCTGGAACCGGACTTTAGAAAGAATTTTCTCGAGGCGAATATCCGCGCCTTAAGAAGAGAGATCAGAAAGGCAAGAGAACTAACCCGGGGTATTCTCGGAGTCAACATCATGGTGGCGTTGACCAACTTCGCCGACATGGTAAAGACGGCTGTCGAGGAAGAAGTAGATATTATTTTTTCCGGGGCCGGGCTGCCCTTGAACCTGCCGCAGTTTTTAGGCGGATCCAAGAAGACCAAGCTTGTTCCCATCGTTTCTTCCGCGAGGGCGGCAGGCGCCATAATAAAGCGCTGGCTGGGGAAATACAATTATCTCCCTGACGCTATCGTCGTCGAAGGGCCGATGGCGGGAGGACACCTCGGTTTTAAAAAGGAACAGATCGGCGATCCGAATTACCTGCTGGAAAAACTGGTACCGGAGGTAATCGAGGAAACAAAACAGGTTGGAGAAACCAACGGCAAAACCATACCGGTAATTGCGGCAGGAGGGATATACACCGGGGAAGACATATTCAAGTTTTTGCAGTTGGGAGCGTCGGGAGTTCAGATGGGGACCCGTTTCGTAACCACCCATGAATGCGACGCCTCACTGAACTTTAAACAGGCTTACCTCGACTCGTCGAAGGACGATCTCGTGATTATAGAAAGCCCCGTTGGAATGCCGGGAAGGGCTATAAGGAATCAGTTCATTGAGGATATCAAGACCGGAAAGAAGAAACCGTTCCAGTGCGCCTACCACTGTATTAAAACCTGCGACTGCAAAAACAGTCCCTATTGCATCGCCCTGGTTTTAATCAACGCCCAGAAGGGTAATCTCAAGCACGGATTTGCGTTTGCGGGACAAAACGCTTATAGGGCGGAAAAGATCATATCGGTCAGAGAACTGTTCGGCAGTCTTTTGGATGAGTATAGGAATGCACTGAAACGGGCATGGAATGCCGTTGAAATCTGTCAATAG
- a CDS encoding amino acid permease, with product MDQIISGIRRKKPLQELLKERDTSKLSRMLGPLDLVALGIGAIIGTGIFVLTGVAAAQYAGPALILSFLLSGVAAVLAAITYAELAAMIPVAGSAYTYTYASLGEFAAWIVGWNIVLEYLVAAAAVSIGWSAYFTEAFRAIGIAFPSALTGPPAAGGMINLPAVLIAITVTALVTAGTRESTTVNKVIVAIKVGVVLFFIILGAGHVNPANWHPFFPFGYPGIAHGAAIIFFAYIGFDAVATAAEETKNPQRNLPIGIIGSLAISTILYILVTVVLTGLVAYRQLDVASPVATALLKAGVTWAGGIVAVGALAGITSVLLVLVYAQTRVFYAMSRDGLLPGVFSKVHPRIKTPYLSSIFVGVGIVVIAGLVPIGIVAQLANIGTLTAFVVVAIGVLVLRKTDPDANRPFKVPFSPYLPLLSLAFSLYLIFSLPPLTWVRFLVWMALGVALYFMYGKRKSVLALKADLPRRRLISSPAGKPRPKS from the coding sequence TTGGACCAAATCATATCCGGCATCCGGCGAAAAAAACCTTTGCAGGAGCTTTTAAAAGAAAGAGATACCAGTAAGCTTTCCCGCATGCTCGGCCCACTGGACCTGGTGGCGTTAGGCATTGGGGCTATCATCGGCACCGGAATTTTTGTTCTTACCGGTGTGGCTGCGGCGCAGTATGCCGGTCCAGCCCTGATACTTTCGTTCCTGCTGTCCGGGGTGGCAGCCGTTCTTGCGGCGATTACCTACGCGGAACTGGCGGCCATGATCCCGGTGGCCGGCAGCGCGTACACGTACACTTACGCTTCATTGGGGGAGTTTGCCGCCTGGATCGTCGGTTGGAACATAGTATTGGAGTATCTTGTGGCTGCCGCTGCTGTTTCCATCGGGTGGAGCGCATATTTCACCGAAGCTTTTCGAGCAATCGGCATCGCGTTTCCGTCTGCCTTAACCGGCCCGCCGGCTGCCGGCGGCATGATAAACCTTCCTGCGGTGCTGATAGCTATAACCGTAACCGCGCTTGTCACCGCCGGCACGCGCGAGAGCACCACGGTCAACAAGGTGATCGTGGCTATAAAAGTCGGCGTCGTATTGTTTTTTATCATTTTGGGTGCCGGACACGTCAACCCGGCCAACTGGCATCCCTTTTTCCCTTTCGGTTATCCGGGAATAGCGCACGGAGCCGCCATTATATTCTTCGCTTATATCGGTTTTGACGCCGTGGCTACCGCTGCCGAGGAGACGAAGAATCCCCAGCGCAATCTGCCGATTGGAATCATCGGGTCACTGGCGATCTCAACAATCCTCTACATCCTGGTCACCGTCGTTCTGACGGGCCTGGTTGCTTACAGACAATTAGACGTCGCCTCGCCCGTCGCTACGGCGCTTCTCAAGGCGGGAGTGACGTGGGCGGGCGGGATTGTTGCCGTCGGGGCTCTTGCCGGCATCACCTCGGTTCTTCTGGTGCTGGTCTACGCTCAGACCAGGGTATTCTACGCCATGTCGCGCGACGGTCTTCTGCCGGGGGTCTTCAGTAAGGTACATCCGCGGATTAAGACACCCTACCTGAGTTCCATTTTTGTCGGGGTCGGAATAGTAGTCATCGCGGGCCTCGTTCCGATAGGCATCGTGGCGCAGCTTGCCAATATCGGGACGCTTACCGCCTTTGTCGTTGTGGCCATAGGTGTTCTTGTGCTTCGTAAGACGGATCCGGATGCCAATCGTCCTTTTAAAGTACCTTTTTCACCCTATTTACCATTGTTGTCTTTAGCTTTTTCGCTTTATCTTATCTTCAGCCTTCCGCCTCTTACATGGGTGCGATTTTTGGTATGGATGGCGCTCGGAGTAGCGTTATACTTCATGTACGGTAAACGCAAAAGCGTCCTTGCCCTTAAAGCAGACCTACCACGGCGGCGCCTCATAAGTTCCCCTGCTGGAAAACCTCGTCCCAAATCGTGA
- a CDS encoding undecaprenyl diphosphate synthase family protein translates to MAVKFRRLPRHIGIIPDGNRRWSVQNGLPKEAGYRVGLVPGLMLYEMALELGIQEITFYGFTQDNTKRPAIQRTAFQKACVDAVKMLADKDASLLVIGDNSSQLFPPELVPFSRRTTFGRGLIKINFLVNYGWKWDLNHALGSADADSKTLKSLVNKIASSDISRVDLIIRWGGRRRLSGFLPVQSIYADFYVVEELWPDFKPEQFYEALSWYEVQDVTLGG, encoded by the coding sequence ATGGCCGTTAAATTTCGACGTCTTCCGCGGCATATAGGAATCATCCCGGATGGCAACAGAAGGTGGTCAGTACAAAACGGTCTTCCAAAGGAAGCCGGATACAGAGTGGGTCTGGTTCCGGGCTTAATGCTGTACGAAATGGCCTTGGAACTTGGCATTCAGGAAATCACATTTTACGGCTTCACGCAAGATAACACAAAACGACCGGCAATTCAAAGAACGGCGTTTCAGAAGGCATGTGTGGACGCTGTAAAAATGCTTGCGGATAAGGACGCGTCATTGCTCGTGATAGGGGATAATTCTTCGCAGTTGTTTCCTCCGGAGCTTGTTCCCTTCTCCCGAAGAACCACTTTCGGCAGGGGCTTGATCAAAATAAACTTTCTGGTTAACTACGGGTGGAAGTGGGACTTGAACCATGCGTTAGGATCTGCTGATGCCGACAGCAAGACGCTGAAAAGTTTGGTTAATAAAATCGCTTCATCGGATATTTCTCGTGTCGATCTGATCATACGCTGGGGCGGTCGCCGCAGACTCAGCGGATTCCTCCCCGTTCAATCGATATACGCGGATTTTTATGTGGTGGAGGAATTATGGCCGGACTTCAAACCAGAGCAATTTTATGAAGCTTTGAGCTGGTATGAGGTGCAGGATGTGACCCTTGGCGGTTAA
- a CDS encoding GGDEF domain-containing protein, with protein sequence MLRPFVLSSDAIGLVSDMLLEGALLTWVGVSIYMSTRFLRDRGMIILLVAGLISFVVGAIGNIYDHIHPVGLWQHVFFVDFAHCGGYIFLSSSVGYLVVRYMRLHEALEREALTDSLTGLYNRRHFYQRLEEAIARYQRYGEPFGVAVLDVDELKEVNDRYGHLKGDEVLREIAQALSSVVRATDSVARFGGDEFVVLFSGAANEEGVIDRLLKEMGKCSKTASIGVSFCPRDGTTGDELVALADRRMYEDKAKKDPQKNNKEQL encoded by the coding sequence TTGCTCAGGCCCTTTGTGCTTTCGAGCGATGCTATAGGTCTGGTGTCGGACATGCTTCTGGAGGGAGCGTTGCTCACTTGGGTGGGTGTTTCCATTTATATGTCGACACGGTTTTTACGCGATCGAGGCATGATTATCCTTCTTGTCGCGGGTTTAATCTCTTTTGTGGTAGGCGCAATCGGTAATATTTATGATCATATTCACCCGGTTGGGTTATGGCAGCACGTATTTTTTGTTGATTTCGCGCACTGCGGCGGATATATATTCCTGAGCTCAAGCGTAGGGTACCTAGTGGTTAGATATATGCGTCTACACGAAGCGCTTGAACGCGAAGCACTGACCGATTCTCTAACGGGACTGTATAACAGACGTCACTTCTACCAGCGGCTCGAAGAAGCGATAGCCAGGTACCAGCGTTATGGGGAACCTTTTGGGGTGGCGGTTTTAGATGTGGATGAATTGAAAGAAGTCAACGACAGGTACGGTCATCTGAAAGGCGATGAAGTGTTAAGAGAAATCGCCCAGGCTCTGAGCTCTGTGGTGAGAGCCACGGACAGTGTCGCGCGCTTCGGCGGTGATGAGTTTGTTGTCCTTTTTTCGGGTGCGGCTAACGAAGAAGGGGTTATTGATCGTTTATTAAAAGAAATGGGAAAATGCTCGAAGACGGCCAGCATCGGCGTGTCTTTCTGCCCGAGGGACGGCACTACGGGTGATGAGCTGGTGGCCTTGGCTGACAGGCGAATGTATGAGGATAAAGCAAAAAAGGATCCTCAAAAGAACAACAAAGAACAACTATGA
- a CDS encoding sensor domain-containing diguanylate cyclase translates to MYSLLFNHLFRHSRDIILLVRYEGIIIEANDAAVATYGYEREELLALLFQDIWAPETEFDLPAHIAQAAEQAEVEKMLHRRNDGSIFPVEIISRSTRIDGEDLLLCIIHDASRQENGETYDTLTKEYEDLKLAYEEIKVAYEELAGTTYDSFIDLSNLVLSNLKEEMARKRAELLSTTDYLTGVLNRRAFESQLKKEVNRARREDKPLGIILADIDDFKLFNDTYGHQVGDTVLKKFASFLTQKSRSYDFVGRYGGEEFILCLPGAGADEAIRIAERLHAALRAQSLHLPGFNQINICASFGVAVLRAEEIESVDSLIRRADEALYEAKAAGKNCVRFSL, encoded by the coding sequence ATGTATTCGCTACTTTTCAATCATCTCTTCCGGCACAGCAGGGATATCATCCTGCTTGTCCGTTATGAAGGTATAATAATCGAAGCCAACGATGCCGCGGTAGCCACTTACGGTTATGAACGCGAAGAATTACTCGCTCTTTTGTTTCAGGATATATGGGCTCCCGAAACGGAATTCGACCTGCCGGCCCATATAGCCCAGGCTGCCGAACAGGCAGAGGTTGAAAAAATGCTGCACCGCCGCAATGACGGCAGTATTTTCCCTGTAGAAATCATCTCGCGAAGCACGCGCATAGATGGAGAGGACTTGCTTCTGTGCATAATTCACGACGCCTCCAGGCAAGAAAACGGTGAGACTTATGACACGCTGACCAAAGAGTATGAAGACCTTAAACTTGCCTATGAGGAGATTAAGGTCGCTTACGAAGAGTTGGCCGGAACCACTTATGACTCCTTTATCGATCTTAGCAATCTGGTATTGTCTAACTTGAAGGAAGAAATGGCACGCAAACGTGCCGAGTTGCTGTCGACCACCGACTATCTCACCGGGGTTTTGAACCGCCGGGCCTTTGAGAGTCAACTGAAGAAAGAGGTTAACCGGGCGCGGCGGGAAGATAAACCCCTCGGGATAATCCTGGCCGATATCGACGATTTCAAGCTTTTCAATGATACATACGGCCATCAGGTAGGTGATACGGTTTTAAAGAAATTCGCCTCTTTCCTGACTCAGAAAAGTCGTTCTTATGATTTCGTGGGACGTTACGGCGGTGAAGAATTCATTCTCTGCCTTCCCGGCGCCGGCGCCGACGAAGCCATAAGAATAGCCGAACGCCTGCATGCGGCGTTACGGGCTCAATCCCTACATCTTCCCGGGTTCAATCAGATAAACATATGCGCAAGCTTCGGCGTGGCGGTTTTAAGAGCGGAAGAGATTGAAAGCGTGGACTCCCTAATCCGGCGTGCGGATGAAGCCTTGTACGAAGCTAAAGCCGCCGGAAAAAACTGCGTGCGTTTCTCGCTCTGA
- a CDS encoding cyclic lactone autoinducer peptide: MKRLFYSLFLLPVVFNILVAVAHAGIRPACNLWVWHQPEVPKSLRK; encoded by the coding sequence ATGAAGCGTCTCTTCTACTCTTTGTTTTTGCTGCCGGTGGTTTTCAATATTCTGGTTGCTGTTGCGCATGCGGGAATTAGGCCAGCTTGTAATCTGTGGGTTTGGCATCAGCCGGAGGTGCCCAAGTCTTTGAGGAAGTAA
- a CDS encoding MBL fold metallo-hydrolase has product MRIKWFGHSCFFLVTGAGIKVMTDPYDEDTGFRVPPVAPDVVTVSHQHHDHNAVSLVQGKPIVVDKTGTHLAKGINIRGVATFHDNEKGKRRGLNTVFTIETDGVKICHLGDLGHCLEPDKLMEIGLADVLLIPVGGTYTIDANEAAALTKEMKPRIAVPMHYKIPGLNVSVAPADGFLKHFGTVERRPFLELTPDNLPAESTIVLLDRLQS; this is encoded by the coding sequence ATGCGGATTAAATGGTTCGGACATTCATGTTTCTTTCTTGTTACCGGTGCCGGGATAAAGGTAATGACCGACCCGTACGACGAAGACACAGGTTTTCGCGTTCCCCCGGTTGCACCCGATGTCGTGACCGTAAGCCACCAGCATCATGACCACAACGCCGTCAGCCTTGTACAGGGAAAGCCTATTGTTGTTGATAAAACAGGGACGCACTTGGCGAAGGGCATAAACATCCGCGGGGTCGCCACCTTTCATGACAACGAAAAAGGGAAAAGGCGGGGCCTCAATACCGTCTTCACTATTGAAACGGACGGGGTAAAAATCTGCCACCTGGGAGATCTCGGACACTGTCTTGAGCCGGACAAACTGATGGAAATCGGGCTTGCAGACGTTCTGCTGATTCCTGTAGGCGGCACCTACACGATTGACGCGAACGAAGCGGCTGCCCTTACTAAAGAGATGAAACCGCGGATCGCCGTCCCGATGCACTACAAGATCCCCGGCCTTAACGTCTCCGTGGCCCCGGCGGACGGCTTTCTTAAACACTTCGGCACTGTCGAGCGCAGGCCGTTCCTTGAGCTGACCCCGGACAACCTGCCCGCAGAAAGCACGATCGTGCTGCTGGACAGGCTACAGTCGTGA
- a CDS encoding accessory gene regulator B family protein — protein MSGFNFVRPAASYLKEKLSLTTEEEEIAVFGMQLIIYALTGAVSVLAIGWLLGCFWTTLTVFMTVVVLRLPSGGAHSGSPLVCAIIGMVVTPALGKLAQMAAPFFNFFSLSLIVVLGLISSVITFSRLAPVDSPAKPITDTTHRRKLRFYSILLIFVFAVGQCWLIFNGRAFDLVWAVSLGLWWQAFSLTGSGHRFAVFTDNLLMKGGE, from the coding sequence TTGTCAGGGTTTAATTTTGTACGCCCCGCCGCGAGTTATTTAAAAGAAAAATTAAGCCTAACTACAGAAGAAGAAGAAATTGCGGTTTTCGGTATGCAATTAATCATTTATGCCTTGACCGGGGCAGTATCCGTGCTTGCTATAGGATGGCTCTTAGGGTGTTTCTGGACTACCTTGACAGTTTTTATGACTGTTGTTGTTCTGCGTCTTCCGTCCGGTGGAGCACATAGCGGTTCCCCGTTAGTATGCGCCATAATAGGAATGGTTGTCACTCCTGCCCTTGGGAAGTTGGCTCAAATGGCCGCTCCTTTTTTCAATTTTTTTAGTTTATCCTTGATCGTTGTCTTGGGTCTCATTTCATCCGTAATCACTTTCAGCCGCTTAGCTCCAGTGGATTCTCCGGCTAAACCGATCACAGATACCACACACCGAAGAAAGCTGCGGTTTTACTCGATATTACTTATATTTGTTTTTGCGGTTGGACAGTGTTGGCTTATATTTAACGGGAGGGCTTTTGATCTTGTCTGGGCCGTAAGCCTCGGTCTCTGGTGGCAAGCCTTCAGCCTGACCGGATCAGGACACCGGTTTGCCGTTTTTACAGACAATTTATTAATGAAAGGAGGTGAATAG
- a CDS encoding oxidoreductase: MADKPKPKLAVWKFGSCSGCQLALLDLEDELLDIVGVVDIAHFPEATRAAVNGPYDLSLVEGSITTPHDAERIQKVRRESKFLVAVGACATSGGIQALRNFRDVKELVSIVYATPEYISTLDKSTPVGEHVHVDYELRGCPINKKQLVEVISAFLHGRKPNTPPHSVCIECKQSGMPCIMVTQGVPCLGPVTHAGCGALCPSYNRGCYGCFGPMETPNAESLSRQWERLGVENKDIIRALRTFNAGAEAFRKESEARE; the protein is encoded by the coding sequence ATGGCCGACAAGCCTAAACCGAAACTGGCCGTTTGGAAATTCGGCTCCTGTTCGGGGTGCCAGCTGGCGCTGCTTGACCTGGAAGACGAGCTGCTCGACATTGTGGGTGTCGTGGATATCGCGCACTTTCCGGAAGCGACACGAGCCGCGGTTAACGGGCCGTACGATCTTTCGCTGGTCGAGGGCTCCATTACTACGCCTCACGACGCCGAGCGGATTCAAAAGGTGCGCCGTGAATCGAAGTTCCTGGTCGCCGTCGGCGCGTGTGCGACTTCCGGCGGTATCCAGGCGCTGCGCAACTTCCGGGACGTGAAAGAACTCGTATCCATCGTGTATGCTACACCGGAGTACATCAGCACCCTCGATAAGTCGACACCGGTCGGTGAACACGTTCACGTTGATTACGAGCTTCGCGGCTGTCCCATCAACAAGAAGCAGCTTGTCGAGGTGATCAGCGCCTTCCTTCACGGACGGAAGCCTAACACGCCGCCGCACAGCGTCTGCATCGAATGCAAGCAGAGCGGTATGCCCTGTATCATGGTTACACAAGGTGTTCCGTGTCTGGGACCTGTAACACACGCCGGTTGCGGCGCGCTTTGCCCGTCATACAACCGCGGGTGCTACGGGTGTTTCGGCCCGATGGAGACGCCGAACGCTGAATCCCTGAGCCGGCAATGGGAACGCCTCGGTGTTGAGAATAAGGATATTATCCGCGCGCTCCGTACGTTTAACGCCGGTGCGGAAGCGTTTCGCAAAGAGAGTGAAGCCCGTGAGTAA